The following DNA comes from Caulobacter sp. X.
AGCCCGTACCGGTCGGCGCCGGTCTCGGCGTACGCGTTCAGGTCGCCCTTCAGCCACTCGAAGCGACCGTAGCTCGACCAATGGATCCCGGCGTCCTGTCGATCCACGCCGAAGGACAAGGCGCCGAAGGTCATATCGCCCTTGCGTCGGCCAAGCGCGGTCATGCCGTTGGCCTCGACGGCGCGGCGGGTGCGATAGTCGAGCTTTCCGTGGCCAATGACGGTGTCGACAAAGGCGCCCTGCAGCGGCTCGAAGCTGCCATAGGCGGCCGCCACCTGACTTTCGCTCCGCACCCGGGCGGCGCCCGAGTCGATGCGGCTGATGTCTTCGCCATATCCGCCGCCGACGCCGACCGTCGCCCATTCAGCGAGCTTGACGTCCGCGCCGACCGACAGGCCCGAGCTGGACAGGGTGATCTTGGCGCGCCCCTTGCGGCGATCCATGGTCCCGACCTCGATCGCGCCGCCGGTCCAGAGCGCGACCTTTCCGACCGCGCGCGGACCGCCCCGCCCGTCGCCATCGCCGTCGTCGGAGTCGTCGGACGCCGGCGCCGCCAGGTTGCTTCGTCCGAGCGCTGCGCCCGCACGGGGCGACGCGAGACGGCGCCCCGCCGCACCCCGCCCTTCGTCCTGACCCGCCGCCATATCGCTCGCGCCCGGTCCGCGCCGCCAATCGGTAAGCCCGAACTGGTCGTCGCGAGCCGCCAACAGACCGTCGTGATGCGGGTCGGAGAGATCGCGGGGGTTCATCCGGATCGCCATGGCGTCGCCGCCTCCGCCGCCATGCAGCTGCTGGGCGCGATCCATGAAATTGGCCGTCTGGGAGCGCGCGAAGCGGCGAGCGGCCTCGACCTGCGTATCGGAAAGCGCGCGCACCGCGGGGTCCAGCGACGGATCGGGTCGCGCGATGACGGTGACGGTCACCGTCGCCGGCGCCGACTCGCCAAAGGGGTTCAGCAAGCGATAGCCAACAACCACGTCGCCGGAGAAATGCGTCCGGGCCGTCACGTCCAGGCTGTAGGTCGGCGCGTCGCTTGTTCCGCCCTTGACGATCTTCGCGCTGGCCGCGCTGGCCGGCGTGATTGACAGGATTTCGGCGCCCGTGAACGGGCCGCCCGTCGCGCCGGCCAGAAGGTCGACGGAGACCGTCTGGCCGTCGACGGCCTGGGCGGTCTTGGACTGGGCGACCGGCAGGCTCACGCCGACCAGAATGGTTACGGTCGCCGGTTCGGAGCGGCCTCCCGGCCCGATCGCCACGAACTGGAAGGAGTCCTTGCCGATGAAGCCAGGATTAGGGGCATAGACGGCGGTCCACCCTCCGCTGGCCTCGGTCGGCGCGGCGCGCGCGGCGCGCGGAGAGGCGATCGAAGTCCCTCCCGGGCCGATCAGCGTCACCGTGCCGTTGCGGGGCGGCGCGGCGATTTCGAGGACGTTGTAGACGCCCACGACCAGCGTCGAGAGATTGACGTCGACCGAAGAGCCGCCTTCGACCGAGGCGCCCGCCGCGTTGACGTTGGTGGGCAGCGGAGTCGGCGGCGGCGGCGGCGCCAAGACCGTGATGCTGGCCCCGGCGGCCGCCGACGTTCCGCCCGGACCGACCGCCGCGAAGCTGAAGCTGTCGGCCCCGGCGTAGCCGCTGTTGGGCGTATAGATCGCCGTCGCGCCGCTGATGGTCACCGAGCCGTGGCTGGGTCCCGAGACCAGGACCACGCTGGTGTAGACACCCGACACCGACAGACCGATCGATTGGCCCGTGTCGTTGGAGAACACTTCGGCGCTGACGCCGCTGACGGTGGGCGCGCTAGGCGATGCGATCGTCAACGACACCGTGGCGGGCTTGGAGACGCCGCCTGGACCGGTCGCCGTATAGGTGAAGCCGTCCGCGCCGAAATAGCCGGGCTCGGGAACGTAGGTCGCGGTGTTTCCGCTGAGAGAAACGGCGCCATGGGCCGCTCCGCCCGCGAGACTCACGGTCGTAAAGACGCCCGTCACCTGCAGACCAATCGCCTGGCCGGTCGAGTTGAAGGCGACCTCCGCGGAGAGGTCGGCGACGATGGGCGCGTTCGGCGTCTCCACCGTCAGGCTTACCGTGGCCGGAGCCGACGCGCCGCCTGGGCCCGTCGCGGTATAGGCAAAGCTGTCGGCGCCAAAATATCCGTCGGCCGGAACATAGGTGACGACGTCGCCCGCGATCGTCGTCGATCCATGGGCGGGCGCGGTCGTCACGGCGATCGAGGTATGCGCGCCGCCCGTGATGCTGGCGCTTAGATCAATAGCCAGACCCGGGCTGTTGAAGGGAACGACAACACCCGACTTGGCGGCGGCGGTCGGCGGGCTGGCCACGCTGATGGTCTGGGTCACGGTCGCAGCCGGATCGTAATTGGCGTTCCCGGCCTGATCGGCGGCCACCACGCAGCTGCCCGTCGCGACAAAGCTGACCGTCGCGCCGCTGATCGTGCAGACGCTGCCGCCGCCCCCCGTGATCGAATAGGTCGGCGTCAGGCTGGCGCTGGACGTCGCGGCGACCGTGTAGGTCGCGCCGCCAGCGCTGGCGTTCGTCGGCGCCGTCGAGGTGAAGGTCAGGGTCTGCGTCCCCTTGGCGATCGTTCCGGAGACCGTCGTCCCGGCGACCGTTCCGGGCGAACCATTCGAGTCCGTCACCGAAACGGCGTAGCTGAACGCCCCCGCGGTCGTCGGCGTCCCGCTGACGGTTCCGGTGCTCGCGTCAAGACTGACCCCCGCCGGCAGGGCGCCGGCGCTGACCGTGAAGTGGTAGGGCGTGACGCCGCCGGTCGCCGTGTTCGCCTGGCTGAAGGCGACGCCGACCTTGGTCGTGCCGGCCGCCCCGGTCGACAGCGCCAGGGTGGCCGGCAGCACCGTGAAGCTGCGGCTGACGGTCGGCGCGGCGTTCCAGTTCGTGTTGCCGGCCTGGTTGGCGTCGACCGAGCAGGTTCCTTGCGCCACCAGGGTCAAGGTGGTTCCCGACACGGTGCAGACGCTGGTCGTGGTGCTGGTGAAGGCCACCGCCAGACCGGACCCCGCGGTGGCGCTCAAGGTCACGGGCGAGGCCGTGATGGCGACATTGGACAAGGCGCTGAAGCTGATCGTCTGGTCGCCCTTGGCGACGCTGAAGGACTGCTGAACCTGGGCCGCGGCGCCATAGGCGCCGTTGCCGCCCTGGTTGGCGTTCACCAGGCAGGTTCCAACGCCCGTAAAGCTGACCACGCCGCCGGAGAGCGCGCAGACCGCGCTGCTGCCGCTGTCGATGCTGAAGGTCACCGACAATCCCGAGGTCGCCGTCGCGGTGGGCGTATAGGTCGCTCCCGAGACCTTGGCGGCTGCGGGCGCGGTCGAGGTGAAGCTGATGGTCTGGGTTCCCGCCCCGACCGAGAACGATTGATGCGTTTGAGGCGCGGCGCTGTAGGCGCCATTCCCCGCCTGGTCGGCGTTGACCCGGCACGTCCCCACGCCGGTGAAGCTGACGACGCCGCCCGAGATCGTACAGACGGCGCTGCTGCCGCTGTCGATGCTGAACGAGACGCTGAGGCCGGAGGTCGCGGTCGCCGAGGGCGTATAGGTCGCCCCGCCCACCACCGCCGACGACGGCGCCGAGGACTGGAAGCTGATCGTCTGGGTCGCGTTGGCGACCGTCAGGCTGAAGGTCTGGGCGGCGGTCTGCGACAGGGCGTCCGTCGCGGTGACCGTGAAGGTCGTGCTCGACAGGGTCGTGGTGGGCGTGCCGGACAACTGGCCGGTGGAGGTGCTGAACGACACGCCGGTCGGCAGGGACCCGCCGCTCAGCGCATAGGTGATCGGGGCCAGGCCGCCGCTGGTGGTGACCGGCTGGACGGTCGTCAGGGCGGTGTTGATCGTTGCCGAGATCGAGGACACCGCCTGGGTCGCGGTCAACGCCGCCACCGCCGTGAAGGTGTTCGAGGCGGAATCGGACGACGTATTGCCGGCCGCGTCGGTCGCGCGCGCCTTCACCGTGTGAGATCCGGCCGTTAGCGCCGTGAGCGTATAGCTCCACGCGCCCGCGCCGTCGGCCGTGGTCGCGCCGTCGCTGGAGCCGTCCAGATAGACCGTCACCGTGCTATTGGCCTCGGCGGTCCCGGAGACGCCTTTCTGCGAGACCCCGCGCGAGGAGGCGTTGGCGGGCGACGAGACCGCGGGCGCGCTCGGCGCGGTCGTGTCGACGGTCCAGCTGTAGCTGGCGGCGCTGCTGTAGACGCCCGAATTGACCGCCTTGACCTGGAAGGTGCGGCTGCCGTCCGCCAGGCCCGCGTACGATTTCGGGCTTGTGCAGGCAGAGAAGCCGCCGCCGTCGATCGCGCATTCCGCCGTCCCGGAGGCGAGGCTGAATTGGAAGGTCGCGTTGCCGCTGTTGGTCAGCGACGGCGGCGAACTGGTGATCGTGGGCGTCGCCGGCGCGGCGACATAGGTGAACTGGTCGGCCGCGCCGGTCGCGCTGGTTCCGGATGGGGTCTGCACCGAGACGTCCACGGTCCCCGCGGCGCCCGCCGGGGAGGTCGCGGTGATCTGGGTCGCGCTGTCGACCGTGAAGCTGGAAGCGGCGGTAGACCCGAAAGTCACCGCCGTCGCGCCGGTGAAATGGGTCCCGGTGATGACCACCGACGTCCCGCCCGCGGTCGAGCCGGAGGTGGGCGAGATCCCCGTCACCGTCGGCGGCGTCGCCGCCGCGCTGTTGGTGAGACTGAAGGTCGTCGACGCCGAGCCGGCCGTCGCCGTCACCGAATAACTCCCGGTCGTCCCATTGGCGGTGAACGTTCCCGCCGACGCGACGCCCGAGCCATTGGTGGTCACGGTGATGGTGTTGCTCGAATTCGAGAAGGTCCCGCTGGCGCCGGAGGCGGGCGCCGTGAAGGTCACCGAGGTGTTCGGGATCACCGCGTTCGAGCCATCGCGCACCGTCACGCTGAGCGGGGTGGCGAAGGCCGCATTGACCGATGCGCTCTGGCTGTTGCCGCCGGCGACCGTCACCGACGCCGGTGTCTGAACCACGGAGATTGTCGTCGGGTCGCTGGCGTTCGCGGAACTGCCCGCGTTCCCCCCCGAAAGCGTGACGCTAGGCGTCAGACTTGACGCGGCGTTGGCGGCGACGTTCAGGCGCAAGGTCAGCGGGTTGCCGCTGGCGCCGTTGGCGATGGTGTTCGAATAGACGCAGCGCGTGGACGTGCAGCTCCAGCCCGAACCGGAGCCGGAATTGTAGCTGAGACCGGAAGGCAGGCTGAACGTCAGTGATAGATTTGAGCCGGTACCAGCCCCGCTCGCGCTAGGCGTGATCGTGTAGTCGACCGTGCCGCCCTGCTGGGGCGTGCCGCTGTGCGACATCGAAACCCCGAGCGTGAGCCCGGCGTCCACATAGGGCGTGCAGGTGGCGGTGATGCTGGTGGTGGAGCTCTGGGTCGGATGGTCAATCGACAGCCCGATGCCGGTCAGCCCCGACGCCACCGTGTAATAGCCGGTGTAGGTGCCGATGCCGGGCGCGTCTGGAGTGACCCGCGCTCCGGTGGGAAGACCGATCACGCTGTTATTGATCCGGAAGCGAATACGGACGCCGCCCGAGGAGCTGGAAAACTGGGTGACGTTGGCGGTGAAATCGATCCGATCGCCGATGGTGAAGGGCAGCACGCCAGGGACGAACGTGGTCGCAACATTGTCCGTGTATCCCGCCGTCACCTTGATCATCGACAGCGCATACGAGTTGGACGTGGCGACCGAGGTCGTCTCCGGCTGTCTCGGGTCGCCGGCCACAATCTTTGCCGTGAAGTCAATCGAACCGTCATTGACGGCCATACAACCAGCGCTTTGCGCCTGGGCGATGGACGGCGCCAAGCCAGCGGCCATCAGCATCACGGCGACGCCGACGCCGTGGACATGACGAACGGACTTCGCGCACGCCGCGCCAAGCCCGCGACCGATCTTCGCGAACATCGCTTCCCCCCGGACGCGCGACACCGAATAAAAGGTGGTCGGCGATCGCGCGAATTTTGACTGGATACTGTCGGCGCTGAGGCGCCAAACGCTGGAACTCAATCAGCAACTGTCGCGGGGAGGCGCTCTTTTCCGCCTCGGCGCGATGGCTCTACTTATTATGGTAGCGCCCTGGCCGTGATGTGCATTTAATCACATACCGAAGCTAAAATTCGCCCCACGGTTGCAGTCAAGCTCGCACACAGGAGACCCCTGGACAAGCGCTGCGTGGTGTTTCGGCCTCTTCCAGACCTCCAGAGAGACGCCGTCAGGCGCGTCCCCGTTTTGGGGACGAGGCCTTTAGACAACCCACAGGGAGGTTCTCATGTCGGATCCATTCATCGGCCAGATCATGCAGGTCGGCTTCGCCTACGCCCCGGTCAACTGGATGACCTGCCAGGGGCAGATCCTGCAGATCAGCCAGAACAACGCGCTGTTCGCCCTGCTCGGCAATCGCTATGGCGGCAACGGCACATCGACCTTCGGCCTGCCCGACGCGCGGGGACGGACCTTGATCGGCACGGGCGCGGGCCCGGGGCTGACGCCTCGCCAGCTGGCCGCGAACGGCGGCTTCGAGCAGCAGACCCTGGGCCTCGCGAACTTGCCTACGCACTCGCATACGCCAACGGTTTCAGGCGGCGGCGTGGCCATTACCGGGGGCATGGTGGCGATGAGCGGCGTGAGCGCGACGGACGAGACGCCCCAACCCACGCCCGGGGCGTATCTGGGAACGGCCCTCGAAACAGACACCTCGCCTGTGCTTTATGTCCCGGCCAATACCTCTGGCACGCCGGTTCCCCTGGGCGGCTTCCAGGTCAACGCTCACTACAGCGGACCCACGATCACCATACAGAATACGGGGAATAGCGCGCCCTTCCCCACCATGCCGCCGTTCCTGGCGGTGACCACCATCATCGCTTCCGTCGGCATCTGGCCGGAAAACCCCAACTAGACGCCACGCCGAGGCGCGCGCCGGGTCAGGTGAAGATCGCCTGATATCGGCGCGCTTGAGGCGTCGGTATCAGCTGATTGATGTGGATCTGATACGGACCGCCTCGCCCACAGTCGAACTCATAGGCGGCGTCCATCAGCATGACGTTGAGCGGCGCCTCGAACATCAGGCTGAAACGGTCGCGGATATCGAGGCCGGGCAGTCGGGGCATCCGCTCGATGCGCGCCAGCAGCACCTCGACCGGGCGAGGCAGTGTATTGATACGCACCTGGCGGCCAACCCATGGCTCGAAATCTTCAGGCGTCAGCAATCGCAAGACCTTCTCCCTAGGCGCGAAAATCGATGAGGAAAAACCCTGGCGCGCAAGGTCACCATGTCGCGCTGACGGGCGCAAGCCATCCCACGTTGGCTTCGGCGCCGCTTTCGGCCCTCCCTCCCTTTCCGAGAGGCGCCGCGCGCGCCCTGCCCGTCGTCCCGGGTCTGGCCCTGCGTCCGGCGCGGTCCGCCGACCTTCCATTCCTGCTCAAGCTCTACGGCGAGACGCGCGCGGTCGAGCTGGGCGTCGCGCCGTGGCCGGAAGCCCAAAAGCAGGCGTTCATCAAGGACCAGTTCCGCCTGCAGCACCTGCACTATCTGCAGCGCAACCCGACCGCGGACTTCTGGGTGATCGAGCGGATCGATCCCGACGGTCGCCGCGAAACGATCGGTCGCCTGTACCTTGATCGCAGCGACCGCGAGTGGAAGGCCATCGATCTGAGCCTGCTCGCCAAGGCGCGCGGCGCGGGGCTTGGCGGCGCCCTGATCCGGGCGATTCAGACGGCGGCCGTCGAGGCCGGCGCCGACGCCCTGAGCCTGTACGTCGAAAAGACCAATCACGGCGCCCGCCGCCTCTATGCCCGACTGGGCTTTGAGGAGGAGCCATCCGCCTTCCCCAGCCACATTCGGATGCGGTGGCGAGGCCTGGAGACGCCCCCGACAACGTGACGCGACCCGACGTTGATAGGACCAACGCCTGATCGCGCCGCATCGATCGCTTGAAGTCCTAGCCGCCCTGCACAGTCGGGAACTGCGGCACCACGCCGATCCCGAAGTAGTAGTTGTACTGGGACGTGTGGGCGTGAAGGACATAAGGCCCCAGCGCCTTCAGATCGAGAATGGGGTCGGCGTCCGTGGCGAGCGGGAACGGCTGCCACGTCACATAGCCGTCGGTGCGTTGATAGAAGCCGGGGGTCGGCGTGAAAGCGGTCTGGAAGACTGGCCAATAGAACTCGCCGACGAAGGCCGTGATCGCCAGCATCAGGTCGCCCATCACCTTGCCGAACGGCGCCTTCT
Coding sequences within:
- a CDS encoding phage tail protein, encoding MSDPFIGQIMQVGFAYAPVNWMTCQGQILQISQNNALFALLGNRYGGNGTSTFGLPDARGRTLIGTGAGPGLTPRQLAANGGFEQQTLGLANLPTHSHTPTVSGGGVAITGGMVAMSGVSATDETPQPTPGAYLGTALETDTSPVLYVPANTSGTPVPLGGFQVNAHYSGPTITIQNTGNSAPFPTMPPFLAVTTIIASVGIWPENPN
- a CDS encoding autotransporter domain-containing protein; the protein is MFAKIGRGLGAACAKSVRHVHGVGVAVMLMAAGLAPSIAQAQSAGCMAVNDGSIDFTAKIVAGDPRQPETTSVATSNSYALSMIKVTAGYTDNVATTFVPGVLPFTIGDRIDFTANVTQFSSSSGGVRIRFRINNSVIGLPTGARVTPDAPGIGTYTGYYTVASGLTGIGLSIDHPTQSSTTSITATCTPYVDAGLTLGVSMSHSGTPQQGGTVDYTITPSASGAGTGSNLSLTFSLPSGLSYNSGSGSGWSCTSTRCVYSNTIANGASGNPLTLRLNVAANAASSLTPSVTLSGGNAGSSANASDPTTISVVQTPASVTVAGGNSQSASVNAAFATPLSVTVRDGSNAVIPNTSVTFTAPASGASGTFSNSSNTITVTTNGSGVASAGTFTANGTTGSYSVTATAGSASTTFSLTNSAAATPPTVTGISPTSGSTAGGTSVVITGTHFTGATAVTFGSTAASSFTVDSATQITATSPAGAAGTVDVSVQTPSGTSATGAADQFTYVAAPATPTITSSPPSLTNSGNATFQFSLASGTAECAIDGGGFSACTSPKSYAGLADGSRTFQVKAVNSGVYSSAASYSWTVDTTAPSAPAVSSPANASSRGVSQKGVSGTAEANSTVTVYLDGSSDGATTADGAGAWSYTLTALTAGSHTVKARATDAAGNTSSDSASNTFTAVAALTATQAVSSISATINTALTTVQPVTTSGGLAPITYALSGGSLPTGVSFSTSTGQLSGTPTTTLSSTTFTVTATDALSQTAAQTFSLTVANATQTISFQSSAPSSAVVGGATYTPSATATSGLSVSFSIDSGSSAVCTISGGVVSFTGVGTCRVNADQAGNGAYSAAPQTHQSFSVGAGTQTISFTSTAPAAAKVSGATYTPTATATSGLSVTFSIDSGSSAVCALSGGVVSFTGVGTCLVNANQGGNGAYGAAAQVQQSFSVAKGDQTISFSALSNVAITASPVTLSATAGSGLAVAFTSTTTSVCTVSGTTLTLVAQGTCSVDANQAGNTNWNAAPTVSRSFTVLPATLALSTGAAGTTKVGVAFSQANTATGGVTPYHFTVSAGALPAGVSLDASTGTVSGTPTTAGAFSYAVSVTDSNGSPGTVAGTTVSGTIAKGTQTLTFTSTAPTNASAGGATYTVAATSSASLTPTYSITGGGGSVCTISGATVSFVATGSCVVAADQAGNANYDPAATVTQTISVASPPTAAAKSGVVVPFNSPGLAIDLSASITGGAHTSIAVTTAPAHGSTTIAGDVVTYVPADGYFGADSFAYTATGPGGASAPATVSLTVETPNAPIVADLSAEVAFNSTGQAIGLQVTGVFTTVSLAGGAAHGAVSLSGNTATYVPEPGYFGADGFTYTATGPGGVSKPATVSLTIASPSAPTVSGVSAEVFSNDTGQSIGLSVSGVYTSVVLVSGPSHGSVTISGATAIYTPNSGYAGADSFSFAAVGPGGTSAAAGASITVLAPPPPPTPLPTNVNAAGASVEGGSSVDVNLSTLVVGVYNVLEIAAPPRNGTVTLIGPGGTSIASPRAARAAPTEASGGWTAVYAPNPGFIGKDSFQFVAIGPGGRSEPATVTILVGVSLPVAQSKTAQAVDGQTVSVDLLAGATGGPFTGAEILSITPASAASAKIVKGGTSDAPTYSLDVTARTHFSGDVVVGYRLLNPFGESAPATVTVTVIARPDPSLDPAVRALSDTQVEAARRFARSQTANFMDRAQQLHGGGGGDAMAIRMNPRDLSDPHHDGLLAARDDQFGLTDWRRGPGASDMAAGQDEGRGAAGRRLASPRAGAALGRSNLAAPASDDSDDGDGDGRGGPRAVGKVALWTGGAIEVGTMDRRKGRAKITLSSSGLSVGADVKLAEWATVGVGGGYGEDISRIDSGAARVRSESQVAAAYGSFEPLQGAFVDTVIGHGKLDYRTRRAVEANGMTALGRRKGDMTFGALSFGVDRQDAGIHWSSYGRFEWLKGDLNAYAETGADRYGLRFDARDVQSLTGALGAKLEFKRDLRFGVVTPRIGAEWLHEFRGVGAQGLDYADVEGPSSYRISTVDWRREQYHLSLGGRLVTPSRWMVDMEVGYRGSASEGVGQLRLRVVKPL
- a CDS encoding GNAT family N-acetyltransferase, producing MRKNPGAQGHHVALTGASHPTLASAPLSALPPFPRGAARALPVVPGLALRPARSADLPFLLKLYGETRAVELGVAPWPEAQKQAFIKDQFRLQHLHYLQRNPTADFWVIERIDPDGRRETIGRLYLDRSDREWKAIDLSLLAKARGAGLGGALIRAIQTAAVEAGADALSLYVEKTNHGARRLYARLGFEEEPSAFPSHIRMRWRGLETPPTT